One region of Pagrus major chromosome 5, Pma_NU_1.0 genomic DNA includes:
- the shld3 gene encoding shieldin complex subunit 3 has product MEDVVLYYQPGSAAGLGSLIERTEKLLESFPCRTPPVFSPWFPSDRHLPIRPARPAPIITCLEDVLVSDSKTQTRTEQNRLQKPEVESLVVERSHECPCAETTRTAHENPQKPKDDVSNRADRDISRLSHEKHKDKGVFPVTHSPLKRSWSVFTQKQVPLQSSQSLSKHFHHMVSVHRLHLRQRVRWVISQHNCGAGRDIEQVWQAVSRSVRSSRLPTCNANIQRERVEIWVFCDVVHSEQVGRFLKDELQLSGRISLSVHKLGNIFSM; this is encoded by the exons ATGGAGGATGTGGTTCTGTATTATCAGCCTGGATCCGCTGCTGGGCTCGGCTCTCTGATAGAGAGGACGGAGAAGCTTCTGGAGTCTTTCCCCTGTCGGACTCCTCCAGTCTTCAGCCCCTGGTTCCCCTCAGACCGCCACCTGCCCATCAGACCTGCCAGACCTGCTCCCATCATCACCTGTTTAGAGGATGTACTTGTCTCTGACAGCAAAACACAAACTcggacagaacaaaacagacttCAGAAACCTGAGGTGGAAAGTCTTGTTGTTGAAAGATCTCATGAATGTCCATGTGCAGAGACGACAAGAACAGCACATGAAAATccacaaaaacccaaagatgaCGTCTCTAACAGAGCGGACAGAGACATCAGCAGACTGTCTcatgagaaacacaaagacaaaggtGTCTTCCCTGTCACGCACTCACCGCTCAAACGCTCATGGAGCGTCTTCACACAGAAACAAGTTCCTCTGCAGAGCTCCCAGTCTCTGTCCAAACACTTCCATCACATGGTGTCCGTCCACAGGCTCCACCTCCGCCAGAGGGTCAGATGGGTGATCAGTCAGCACAACTGTGGGGCGGGGCGGGACATCGAACAG GTGTGGCAGGCCGTGAGCCGGTCCGTCCGGAGCTCCAGGTTGCCGACGTGTAACGCCAACATCCAGCGGGAGCGGGTGGAGATCTGGGTGTTCTGTGATGTTGTCCACTCGGAGCAGGTGGGACGGTTCCTGAAGGACGAGCTGCAGCTGTCGGGGAGGATCAGCCTGTCGGTTCACAAGCTGGGAAACATCTTCAGCATGTAG